From a single Nymphaea colorata isolate Beijing-Zhang1983 chromosome 4, ASM883128v2, whole genome shotgun sequence genomic region:
- the LOC116252710 gene encoding BTB/POZ domain-containing protein At2g24240-like → MKDRIKLNVGGRIFETTTTTLANAGRNSLFGAMFDDQWNPRGPMDGGQNEYFIDRNPACFSVLLDLLRTGELHIPANLPEHLLYREALYYGLLDHVRAAKWGEFDGNRVKLATSVRGRAPGDGTAIRAGPDGGCVVAHGSMVHVYSWTMEQLPPLNLNYQRINDMGFVDAHRVAVCACERIDRGDGGMGMFNSSTGELLYKFQVSHENQPKSFSAGALSFSPESGQIFASCRGRSNEYGIGVWDGYTGKQTDFYYETAGWSIGDSGRLQCLPTTNLLFVATLYPRTENCYIQLLDFREKKAVWSWSDVGWPATIDEKMVLDAIVMEDGNSICVVNQYDDLGFMDLRSNGGSVRWSTRSRLLKMGNADERCYPKLATHGGQLFASTNDSISVFCGPDWVLTSRLRRSHGGSICDFSIGGDRLFVLHNEEDVFDVWETPPLRALS, encoded by the coding sequence ATGAAGGACAGGATCAAGCTCAATGTTGGGGGCAGGATATTCGAGACGACCACCACCACACTGGCCAACGCCGGCCGGAATTCGTTGTTCGGCGCTATGTTTGACGACCAATGGAACCCTAGAGGACCGATGGACGGCGGACAGAACGAGTACTTCATTGACCGGAATCCCGCTTGCTTCTCCGTGCTGCTTGACCTGCTGCGCACCGGCGAGCTCCATATCCCGGCCAACCTACCGGAGCATCTCCTCTACCGGGAGGCCCTGTACTACGGGCTCCTGGATCACGTCCGGGCAGCCAAGTGGGGCGAGTTCGACGGCAACCGTGTGAAGCTGGCGACCTCTGTACGCGGGCGGGCGCCAGGGGACGGCACGGCCATCCGCGCCGGCCCCGACGGCGGCTGCGTGGTGGCGCACGGCAGTATGGTTCACGTTTATAGCTGGACTATGGAGCAGCTTCCTCCGCTCAATCTGAATTACCAGAGAATCAATGATATGGGGTTCGTTGACGCCCACCGAGTGGCCGTCTGCGCCTGCGAGAGGATCGATCGAGGCGACGGCGGGATGGGGATGTTCAATTCATCCACCGGTGAGCTCCTCTACAAGTTTCAGGTAAGTCACGAGAACCAGCCGAAGAGTTTCTCCGCTGGGGCGCTCAGCTTCTCCCCGGAATCTGGCCAGATCTTTGCAAGTTGCAGAGGCCGGAGCAATGAGTATGGAATTGGGGTATGGGACGGATACACTGGGAAGCAGACGGACTTCTATTATGAGACGGCCGGCTGGTCCATCGGCGACTCCGGCAGGCTTCAGTGTCTCCCTACCACCAACCTCCTCTTCGTCGCTACTCTCTACCCGAGAACGGAGAATTGCTACATCCAATTGCTGGATTTCAGGGAGAAGAAGGCTGTCTGGTCGTGGTCTGACGTTGGGTGGCCGGCGACCATCGACGAGAAGATGGTGCTAGACGCCATCGTCATGGAGGACGGCAACTCCATCTGTGTGGTCAACCAGTACGACGATCTGGGGTTCATGGATCTCAGAAGCAACGGAGGAAGCGTCAGGTGGAGCACGAGGAGCAGGCTGCTGAAGATGGGCAACGCCGATGAGAGGTGCTACCCAAAGCTGGCTACCCATGGGGGGCAGCTCTTTGCATCCACCAACGACAGCATCTCAGTTTTCTGTGGGCCGGATTGGGTTCTTACCTCACGGCTGAGGAGAAGCCATGGAGGATCAATCTGCGATTTCTCCATTGGTGGGGATCGTCTCTTTGTTCTCCACAATGAAGAGGATGTGTTCGACGTGTGGGAGACTCCTCCCTTGAGAGCTCTGTCATGA